Part of the Lolium rigidum isolate FL_2022 chromosome 6, APGP_CSIRO_Lrig_0.1, whole genome shotgun sequence genome, ATAGTAGCTTCAAGGTGTAAGTTCATCTTGCAAGGTTCAATGCGAGTGACCCGTGCATTTGTATgtcttttataaaaaaaaaaagtagGTTAACCATGACAAATTTTATCCAATAAATATATTTGGATGTTAACAAAAGTATTTATAACAGGAAGTGCATTCTTTTACCATAGTACCCATGTCATAGGATCGATATGACAATAGTCCAAGTCCATATTAATAATACCGTTAATTATTACTCTCTCCATCCTAAAATAACATGCTCAATCTTTTTTTGTGGATACGTTCCATATATAAAAAAGTTTAGCAAGTTATTTTTAAGATGGAGAGGGTCTGAAAGTGGATGAACAAGGTTTAGAAGCAAAACACGAAAGACTTTGTTTTGTCTTTTGCTCACATATACGCACATACACTCACTCCTAAGAACGCACGCATACCCTATCCTTATGAGCAACTCCGAGAGACCGCGTCCAAGAAACTTTCATCCatccgacgggtcttgagattaatgaagtcaccacaggcgcttcGCTATCAACGGAAATATCGCCTAcagctgaagaatattccgcctttaatgagacaccaaagaGTCAAACATGGGATTTAAACTGTGTCACTACCCTTCTAACCACCCAACCACAAGTTGGTTCTCAAGACTTGTTAGTTACATCCAAGTTGTAAAGCTTCACTCAACAGTACTTTATACAACCTGATGCTGCATCGACGAAGAAAGTTAAAATATAATCGACATTACATCTCTATCAACCAAAGGTGCATCTTGTACCATACGACCAAAGAGAATAATCAGAATCGTCGAAATAAACATAATTTTCGTGATGACGTCCAATGGCAATCCGGTGCACTTTTCCTATACAATGAACCACACCTTGGTCTCCTCTCCTCAAATCTAACTAAGTAGCACCACTACTTTGACCATTACTATAAACTTGCAAGGAAAAAAATTAAACAACACGCATTGACAGATCATTCCATCCAAAAGCCAACTCAAACTCTTCCTTCCACGAAACGGCTCCGGATCCCCCAACACGGCTCCGGGCGGGCCCACGCGTCATCGGCCCACCCGCCCGCCCGCCCCCCACGCCACGCTGTTGCTGTATAAATGGCTCCCTGGGCACTCCCCTGACGCCCGCTCTCTCGCGTCGTTTCCCCACGCGCACGCGAGCGAGCCAAACACGCAGACGGAACCTCCGTCCACCCTTATCCTCTCCCCGGACCGGAGCCTTCCTCCTGCCGATGGCgtccctcaccaccaccaccgcctcctcgCCCGCCGCGCTGCCCGCCGCCACGGCGGCCACGGCCTCCTCCGtctcgcccaccgccgccgcctccaagcGCCCGCacctcgccggcgacgacgcgcCCTGGCGCGTCGCCGCCACCGGCTCCGCCGGGATCCGCCCCGTCCCGCGCATCCACCACGCGCCCGTCCTCCGGGTCGCCCACGACGATTACGCCCTCGCGCTCATGAAGGTACGCCGTGCCGGCTCAGTTTCGGGTTCGTTGGTTGGTTGGTTTGGTCTCGTCCGGTGGTTAGGTGTGTCTGATTTTGAGGCTGATTTTGGTCCCTGTCTGCAGCATCCGGATCCGATTGGGGTGGGCCTCGCCATGGAGGCGGTCGCGGAGGCCGCTGGCCCCGAGTGCATCGTGCCCGGCCAGCACGCGCCGCTCCGGCTCATGGGGATCAAGGTACCAATCCATCCATCACCCCTTCCGATCGTTACGTTTATGCTATTGATCTACCTATTTGGTGTTTATGCGGTGATTTGTGACATGCTTATCGCAATACCGGATGTACTTATGCTCAATTCCGTGTCACGATTGACAGTTTCGTCAAATTAGCCTGCGTCACGATTAGATGATTCCGTTCAATTCAGCTAAAGGATCGGATAATTCGGCTCGTTCTACCTCATGGTTGGATAGCTTTTGGTCTATCTGTTGTTTCCTGTATGCTTTGCCATTGGCCCAGGCGGTGTTGACCAGTTTCGTAGCCAGCGAATGGCATCCTATTTTACAGCACGATTTATTTATCAAATTATAATACAAGCCACGATTGGTGGTTTCAGATCGCACATAATTTTGGGGCTTACCATTTTGTTATCTCTATGCAGGTTTGGCCCATAGAAGTAGAGATGAAGTTTCTGGAACCGTTTGGCCGGGAGTTACATTCCATGAAGAAGGTACAAACCTCAGCTTGAAGCTTTCTGTTACATTTGATTATGTGTTTCCAGTTACCAAGTATCCTTAACCGAGCTTCCAATACGTGCTATTGCATACGTAGTACTTTTAACCGCACTCCAAGTATGTGCTATTATATCTTGGTTGTGTGTTCTGAGTTACAAAGTATCTTTAACCAAACTCCCAAGTGTTTTGTTAATGTAGCTTTATTTGCAAAATGACCTTTAGCAATCTTACACAAGGGGCTTTGTTGATTATGTCTGTGTAGCAAGACTTGTGACAAATGTGGCCATGTTTAAACTTTGTTAGCAATGTTTTTGTGAAGGATAAATAGGGTATGTAGTTGCTTGGCCTTCTTATTGCACTAGGTACTAGCTGTAAACGCTGCTCATATCAAAGCCTGTTTCATATTGCACATTACACATCGGTACTTATTGTATCGTGCACTTGCTTCATGTTGTTGGTAGTATTATTCTTGGGCCTGTTTAGTTCAAACTGATTGAATGCAACCATATATATACACATCGTCGCATTTAAGGGGCACTTAGTTGACCCAACAGTATGGAGGGTGCAACAATCTCCTATGTCAGATATAGAGGATAGCCGAATAAACACCGTGTATGTGTATTCCAACAACATTTGCACATTGGTCACATTTAATGGACACTTAGTTGGTTGAACCATATGGAGGGTACAATGGTCCTCTGTGCCGTCTATTGTGGATGGTATAAAGGAAGATGCCTCCAACCTTCCAGTTGTTCCCTTTTGGTTTCTCAATTCTTCATATGATTTTCCTATTTGTGCTGAAATAGTGCCTGATGGCTGAGGAATGTTTTTCCGAACTTTTCTATAAAATACGGGCTTGCCTGCTGCTGCTGTTAAGAGATCTCAGTGGGCTTAAGTCATGTAGATGCTGCATGGGTGTGTTCAGTTTAAATGCATGAGCTGTATCTTAAAAGGAAGGCTCTGGTATAGCTGTACTTTGATCAGTGTAGGGATTCTGACCGTTGAACCAATCATTTCAGAAGTTAGTGTTAAAGTTTATGCATCTAGGTGAagcataagaatcacattagtaaCTTATCCCTTATTGTAATGCTTAGATAATACATTGTCTGATGTTTTCTCAATTCTGGTTGAAGTTTACAATTTCTTGAGATATCGTTCTATCCAACGGGTTAGTAAGCTCATGTGTGTCACTGCCAACTCAATGGTAGCTTATCTTGGTAGTTTTTGAAGAACAAATCCTTTTGTTGACCTCCTTATTGTAGATTGCCTtagaagaaacatgcacacaagtATTTTTTGTCGACTTGTTTCTTCACCAGATATGCTAAATCTCCTtcatttcatgtattcattttgcAGTTCATGGACAAGTCATGCAGTGTCATGGACTCCTCTTTAGCACATAAGTAGGCGTGCATGCCAGAGTTGTTCCTTCCAATACCTAGCTGATGTTGTACCCGTAGTGCCTGATGGATCGCAAACCTACGGACTGGGGAGAGTCCACGGATCGAAACAGCATTCTTGCGTATCTTGGGTTGCATCACTTGATGGAACGAGATATGGCACCGGGAACACAGCAGGCAAATCATCGATTAGCAAGTGTATTTTGGGAGTGTCTGTATGGACCCTGTGCTCAGTTTGCGCCAAGATAAATTTGTTATCAACATGTACTACATTTGTTACATTCATGAAACAGTTGAGAATACAATACTGAGTTGCCAGGAGAACCAGAAAAGATCGTACAAAATTACCATTTGTTCTGTTATGTTACTTCTCACAGCCTGCAGACCTGGTGAGATGGCGAACTAATTAGATGATCTTTTATTTCAACCCTGCAGATCTGTGATTGTGTCGAACAATGGGAGAATTAGATGATCTTTTATTTCAACTCTGCAGATCTTTGATTGTGTGGAATAATGGGAGAGTGCTATAGGTTTTGCCATGTCTTTGTCAACGCATGAAATATCTACCGAGAGGAAAGAGATGAAAGATCTGAGAGTAACGGATTTTGGTGCTGCCCATGTATGTCGAAAGCGTTTGCGTAATCCTCCAGTTGGAGCTACCGTATGGGATTGTCGGAATGCGACTTGTGTGATGTCGAATAGTATGAAATCGATTGCTTAAGAAACAGAGCAAAGAATTCGCTGGCTGGCGTGCCAAGGCATGAACACCGCGATCTATCTCGAGGATACTTCGCGTGGCAGTCGCTTTTAGTTCGAGCGGCGGTCATTGGCAGAACCTATACACTGTCTGCTCTGCGGCATCGAAGGCTGGTGGCTGGTGCTGTGCACCCTCCTAGGCGAGCGTGAGGTGCTTGGGCTAGGCTCGTCAGTGGCGTTCGCcagtgaagaagaggaggaagcgatgtGCATCCCTCGCCAATGATAGAGACGATGTGGCTGGCCGTGGCTCCTGTCCGGAGGTGAGGCCAGGACCTTGCCGGAGACACGGACGACATGGCTGGCCGCAGCGTTGCCACTAGAAACAAGAATGAAATTTTAGGGTCAGGAGTGCATGTGCGGGTGTGGTCTCGCCGATGACCCAACATACGGTTAGGGGTTTAGTGTCTCGCCGGCGCTGGAGGAAGGGGGTTTAGAAAGATTGTCGGCCGGCGGGCGACGGAGGTAGCTTCGAAAGAGTGGGGTGGCGAGGCGTCATGGTAGCGACACCTAAAGATGCTGGGGCTGGAGGCTTGCTACTTCGGCTCTAGGGGGTGGCTGGGGCAGTTCCCGCGGAGGTGTTGTGCGAAGCAGTCGAGGCAGAGCACTCGGCCATGTGGTAGTGGCAGCCCTCCCCATGCATGGCCAGCAGCGTCTACCGTCCGGCGATGAATGGACGTGGTGTCCACGGACGTGACTCCCGCTTAGATTCGTTGTCGACGTGGTCCATGTTTGTTTGAAGGAGTGTGGAGGGGCCGGTGAGGGACACTGGAGCCTCATCGGCGCTCCCGCGGCTGTGTGTGTCACTGCACAGATCTAGATGGCTCCGAGTTGGGAAGTGCGGCTGCTGGTGAAAACCGAGCTCCGACCCCGATCATGGCGTACGATGATGGTGTCTATATgttgttaccttgttgaaggtattgtCATCGcaaccatgtcttcctgctcgtgCTGCTCTAGGGTAAACCTTAGATCCCGCCCTTCTGTATCAGATGATGAGGGTGTGCAGCACCGTTCTTCCCCGTGTGGGCATCGTATTTGGAGCAGGTGCTGGATGGACGGGTTCCAAGGTAGAGTGGTGTGGTTTCTTTCGTGTTAAAGATAACGAGTCTCGACGGCGTGGTTGTGGCGCGGTCTGGCAGTATGGTGGCGCAGTAGAGTGGAAAGGGTCTTGGTAGCAGACGCGCGACAGTGCTAACGACAAGCATGGCAAGAACTATGTATATCTCTGTCTTGAAGATGGCTATGTGGTTAGATATCAATGACGACTTCAGAAGGTGCTGCTAGCCCGGATGTGTGCTCCCAGTTTACCATAGGGTGACTCGGTGATGCACTCGGTGCCTAGGTGATGATGCATTGTTTGTGTTTTTAGGGCATAAGGGCCTTGTGGCATGATCTTCACTTATTACCAGATTAGTAGGTGTTGAGTGGTGGCTTTAGGATATTTTGATGTATGCTCTTGTTGGACTTTTGTTGAATAAACTATAAATAAAGGCGATGTGCATATTTTTGAAGCAGAGAGGTCAGAGAAGTTTTAATTTCATATTTGAAAAAACGTTAACACTAGCACTGAATCTAGAATCgataaaaaaaaatcatgaagATTTGTCCCAGTTGAAACTAAAAAAAAGAGTCCCAGGACAAATGTATTGACAGAGGTAGGAGACATTGCCTATGGGCAAAGAAGGAAGATTGGGAAAAACATGCTCAGTCTTTGGTAGCCTGGAAAAAAGTACGTATGCCCAAGGACAAAAGAGGTTTGGGTATTCTAAACCTTGAAATCCAAAATGATGCCCTACTTCTGAAATATATGGATAAAACTTTATGAATAAAGCATACATTCCTTGGGTCAATCTAATCTGGCGCACCCAATACAATGAAAAGGTTCGTCGTGCTTCACCAAAGGCTGACTCATTGTGGGGGTAAATATATTTGCTCCCTGTTGGATCAATACAGAGGAATTATTTCATGTAACATTGGTTCTGGCTGCTCTGAAAGGATAAATGGTTGAATCAGGAATTGTTGGCAAATTCTTATTGTTGAGATGTATTTGTATTACAGTAGGTCTCCGTGTAACCATAGGATTGTACCCTGTAATTGTCCATCTCTATCTCTacttctctatctctactacttataaagaatTACTGTTCTTATTGTTCTGTATTGATCCAAATTCTTATTGTTCATCTCTTCTTTGGCTGTTCTGCAGCCAAATTTGTTTGAAGTGCAGTTGCTACTGTCAACTCTCCCACCCGTTCTGGGAGCTTTTCACAGTTTTTTTTGGTGATTTCCCCAATTTATTCCTGTCAGCCGTAACACTCAAATAGCTGGCTTAGCAGCTATCTGCTGGGCCATCTGGAAGACTAGAAATAAAGCTTGTTTTGAAAACAAGATAATTAGCTCTCCCTTTGACTTAATCAGCTACGCTGCTGTTGTGTTTATAAATTACTGGTCAGGTTTACATGAAGAACAAGATGCCTCAGAACTTCGCGCTGGTGCTGATGGGCTCATGCGCCTGGCTGCGGCGGCTGGAACAAGATCTTCTGGAGACGATGGACATGGCGGTCTTCTACGGCTGGAGAACAAAAAACCTGAAGATGCAAATGATGGCGCTGCTTCCTGATGTCTGCTGATCTCTTTGAGTTGTCCTCTTGATATTTGTTAGTCTTGCTCTTGCGGTTGCGGTTCCTAAAAACTCTCTTTGGCTGTAGGCAGGGGTTCATGTCCTTTTTTAGAGTAAAACTTGCTTTGGTTCTGTAATAATTACCCCTGAACGCTAGCATTAGGCGGCGATCCTTtcgctttgttttctttttcataaACATCGATGTATTTTCGTTATCTTCCCTGATAATGGAAATTCGATCCCCGGTggatcgtttggaaaaaaaaatctctatctctatctctactacttatatctctatctctactacttataaaggcacgaagtgctgTTGGAAAACTAAATCTCCACCGTCCATATTCATCTATCGAACGCTTCATGTTTGTTTGTTCTCCCCTCTCGCCCGCGAAAATCACGCTCCCTTCGACCATCGACCGCACGCACAGATCGCCTAACCATTGCATCTCCGCTACTGTCAGATTTACTCCCTAAATTTCCATCTCGCTCCCACACCATTGCCAGTTTGCCAGATCCACCCGCCTTcagccccaaaccctagctgcacGCCGCCTCCAATGCTCGCAGCCTCGCACTGACGGGAAATAAAGTTATCTGCCTCGGGCAGATACGGCGGAAGGAGTCGAGGGAACAAGAGAACGTGACACGCTCCACCGCAGTTCCTGATTTCCCCGGCGCCGCTGACTAATCACTTGAGGATGTCGTCGGCCTCTGCTCAACAGCCACAGTACACGAGGAAGGCGGCCAAATACGCAGGGAAGGTGACGCCGGCCGGCGCCACTGCTGCTTCTCACGGTTTAcccttgttataaaagcgacaagcaaataacgaagaacgaaacaagaacacacgcaggggacacaagatttaacgtggaaaaccccttccaacacagaaggggaaaaaaccacgggcgccagccagcaaaacttcactatatcgggaggtgtttacaaacgccgtgggttatcttataatctgattaaccctagccggcggcttacaagatgtatatataggcggtgccaacgatccgtaccgtttagtatatgaatttggatcacaatacaacaacccTCGCCGCTTCCCCGATCCCCGCCCTCTTCTCCACTTCATCCTCCAGCTAGGGATGATTTCTGCATCAGATGCGTGAATCGGTTAGCAGACCATGTGTACGTCCTCTTCAATTTAATAGCTGACGTTCTCTGGTATTTCAGCAGTTTCTGTACCATGTGTGCATTTAGTgttgtttttttctgaatttctgtGTTCAGATCAGTACAGAAACACCAGATTATATAGTTATGTTGAATACCAAAGCTCATCTCCTCCTATCTTTATTTCTATAGTCATTCTAAACTGTACAAGGGCAGAGAACTACTTTGTATCCAAACAACAATTTAGAAGTGTAAGGAAATACTGTTGTCTATAGTCGTTTTATTGGTGTTTAACATACAAGAGTATTTGATTAACAGGGAGAATCTTACATTGCTCCCAAACAGATCCTAATATGGTACTCTTACGCTCAATCACGCCATCCTCTCCTGTAGCTTTCTCCGAGGC contains:
- the LOC124659829 gene encoding uncharacterized protein LOC124659829; translation: MASLTTTTASSPAALPAATAATASSVSPTAAASKRPHLAGDDAPWRVAATGSAGIRPVPRIHHAPVLRVAHDDYALALMKHPDPIGVGLAMEAVAEAAGPECIVPGQHAPLRLMGIKVWPIEVEMKFLEPFGRELHSMKKFMDKSCSVMDSSLAHK